In Triticum aestivum cultivar Chinese Spring chromosome 5B, IWGSC CS RefSeq v2.1, whole genome shotgun sequence, the following proteins share a genomic window:
- the LOC123114770 gene encoding adenylate isopentenyltransferase 3, chloroplastic-like has protein sequence MEQRRGGKPKVVFVLGATSTGKSKLSIALAAHFGGEVINSDKIQVYAGLPVITNKVTDEECAGVPHHLLGCVPCPDVDFTVDDFCREAADAIKRVLSNGGLPVVAGGSNRYVEALVEGDGGAFRSSHDCLFVWLDAAPEVLRRSTAVRVDDMVRRGLVEEARAAFDPEASYTRGVRRAIGLPEMDAYLRRASDGDDDGAAAMLGRAVEEIKVNTFGLVLEQVEKIRRLSTLEGWDIRRVDCTEVLARTADGEGVQELWRKVVWEPVEDMVRTFVIAEKSGGKINLLP, from the coding sequence ATGGAGCAGCGACGCGGCGGCAAGCCCAAGGTGGTGTTCGTGCTGGGCGCGACTTCCACGGGCAAGTCCAAGCTGTCCATCGCCCTGGCGGCGCACTTCGGCGGCGAGGTGATCAACTCGGATAAGATCCAGGTGTACGCTGGCCTCCCCGTGATCACCAACAAGGTGACGGACGAGGAGTGCGCGGGCGTGCCGCACCACCTCCTCGGCTGCGTGCCGTGCCCCGACGTTGACTTCACCGTCGACGACTTCTGCAGGGAGGCGGCTGACGCGATCAAGCGCGTTCTCTCCAACGGCGGCCTCCCCGTGGTGGCCGGCGGCTCCAACCGGTACGTCGAGGCGCTCGTCGAAGGAGACGGCGGCGCCTTCCGCTCCTCCCATGACTGCCTCTTCGTCTGGCTTGATGCCGCGCCGGAAGTCCTCCGCCGGTCCACGGCCGTACGGGTGGACGATATGGTGCGGCGCGGGCTTGTGGAAGAGGCACGCGCGGCGTTCGACCCGGAGGCCAGCTACACCCGGGGCGTGCGCCGTGCCATCGGCCTGCCGGAGATGGACGCGTACCTGCGACGCGCGAGCGACGGCGAtgacgacggcgcggcggcgatgcTGGGGAGAGCGGTGGAGGAGATCAAGGTTAACACGTTCGGGCTGGTGCTGGAGCAGGTGGAGAAGATCCGGCGGCTGAGCACGCTGGAGGGGTGGGACATCCGGCGGGTGGACTGCACAGAGGTGCTGGCGCGGACGGCGGACGGCGAAGGGGTGCAGGAGCTATGGAGGAAGGTTGTCTGGGAGCCCGTCGAGGACATGGTGCGGACCTTCGTCATCGCGGAGAAGAGCGGTGGGAAGATCAACCTGCTGCCCTAG